From the bacterium genome, one window contains:
- a CDS encoding M28 family peptidase, giving the protein MFRQVYDVIRGEISGDNARNLAATIWRNDRDSTFAGYYETARYCLAQLQQAGARAELVTFPADGKATYGTTVLQRAWDCRQASLEVLEPAAEARRLVSYPAQPFACVQGSPPTPAGGLEAEVVVVTGGGQARDYRGLKVKGKFVLTDTAAGSVHQEAKKQGAVGVISDAMATNPVVRKDPMDLPDALLWQVMRPAGDLPAFVLSPRQGKWLRGLIARRAAEGATVRVRARVDARVYDGRLEMVSGLLRGRSDQEVALMAHFAEPGANDNASGTGLCVEIVRALQALIKAGKLSRPRRGLRVWLTHEVYSLQAHAVTNPEAMVRVVAAHNLDMVGEDMARCGSVLMYQDSPDAAPSFINHLLRELLEHFRRGFYAWPNLSSSQAFFPALETPFWGNDNFISDPSIGVPSVAFINWPDRYYHTSEDTPDKLSAETLARAGALAATLVYTIANAGKSEAIALAEMVAAQAPALLEREVTAQAAKAREALAEGQDDLDERLAHGLNRLEYLRQRESAALRSVNVLLSATESKQIAPRLGELEGELQAAHATAQRRYRRLLGDLVRSHGRAEPQQPAARRVRQDERHAAAIVPRRLLIGPVSPGRFPEAAKALLNRAAKGGLPGRLLFWVDGRRSLLEVGRLAALEEDKAPPPARRLLQWFEGMKLGGALAE; this is encoded by the coding sequence ATGTTCCGCCAAGTCTACGACGTGATCCGTGGCGAGATCTCCGGCGACAACGCCCGCAACCTGGCCGCCACGATCTGGCGCAACGACCGCGACAGCACCTTCGCGGGGTACTACGAGACCGCCCGGTACTGCCTGGCGCAACTCCAGCAAGCCGGCGCCCGGGCGGAACTCGTGACCTTTCCCGCCGATGGCAAGGCCACCTACGGGACCACGGTCCTGCAGCGGGCCTGGGACTGCCGGCAGGCCAGCCTGGAGGTGCTGGAGCCGGCGGCCGAGGCCCGGCGCCTCGTGTCGTATCCCGCGCAACCCTTCGCCTGCGTCCAGGGCTCACCGCCCACACCGGCGGGGGGTCTGGAGGCCGAGGTCGTGGTCGTGACCGGCGGCGGGCAGGCCCGCGACTACCGCGGCCTGAAGGTCAAGGGCAAGTTCGTCCTCACCGACACCGCTGCGGGCAGTGTCCACCAGGAGGCGAAGAAGCAGGGGGCGGTCGGCGTGATCTCCGACGCCATGGCCACCAACCCCGTGGTCCGCAAGGACCCGATGGACCTGCCGGATGCCCTGCTGTGGCAGGTCATGCGCCCGGCGGGCGACCTGCCGGCCTTCGTCCTCTCGCCGCGGCAGGGCAAGTGGCTGCGGGGCCTGATCGCCCGCCGGGCTGCGGAGGGCGCGACGGTGCGCGTCCGGGCGCGCGTGGACGCCCGTGTCTACGACGGCCGTCTGGAGATGGTCTCGGGGCTGCTGCGGGGCAGGTCAGACCAGGAAGTGGCCCTGATGGCGCACTTCGCCGAGCCGGGCGCGAACGACAACGCCTCCGGCACCGGGCTGTGCGTCGAGATCGTGCGTGCCTTGCAGGCGCTTATCAAGGCCGGCAAGCTCTCCCGCCCGCGTCGCGGCCTCCGCGTCTGGCTCACCCACGAGGTCTACTCGCTGCAGGCCCACGCGGTCACGAACCCGGAGGCGATGGTGCGCGTCGTGGCCGCGCACAACCTCGACATGGTCGGCGAGGACATGGCGCGGTGCGGCAGTGTGCTCATGTACCAGGACAGCCCCGACGCCGCGCCCTCGTTCATCAACCACCTGTTGCGGGAGCTGCTGGAGCACTTCCGCCGCGGGTTCTATGCCTGGCCGAACCTCAGCAGCTCGCAGGCGTTCTTTCCCGCCCTCGAGACGCCGTTCTGGGGCAATGACAACTTCATCTCCGACCCCTCGATCGGCGTCCCCAGTGTGGCCTTCATCAACTGGCCGGACAGGTACTACCACACCAGCGAGGACACGCCCGACAAGCTCAGCGCCGAGACCCTGGCCCGCGCGGGAGCGCTCGCGGCCACCCTTGTATACACGATCGCCAACGCCGGGAAGAGCGAAGCCATCGCCCTGGCCGAGATGGTCGCCGCCCAGGCTCCGGCCCTGCTTGAGCGCGAGGTGACGGCGCAGGCAGCGAAGGCGCGCGAAGCGCTCGCCGAGGGGCAGGATGACCTGGACGAGCGTCTGGCCCATGGCCTGAACCGTCTGGAGTACCTGAGGCAGCGGGAGTCGGCCGCCCTCCGTTCGGTCAACGTGCTGCTGTCCGCCACCGAGAGCAAGCAGATCGCGCCTCGCCTGGGGGAGCTGGAGGGTGAACTGCAGGCGGCCCACGCGACCGCGCAGCGGCGCTACCGACGGCTCCTCGGGGACCTCGTCCGCAGCCATGGCCGTGCCGAGCCGCAACAGCCCGCGGCCAGGCGGGTCCGGCAGGACGAGCGGCACGCGGCCGCCATCGTTCCCCGGCGCCTGCTCATCGGCCCGGTGAGCCCCGGGCGTTTCCCCGAGGCGGCGAAGGCACTCCTGAACCGCGCGGCCAAAGGGGGTCTGCCGGGCAGGCTGCTGTTCTGGGTGGACGGCCGGCGTAGCTTGCTGGAGGTGGGCCGGCTAGCGGCCCTGGAGGAAGACAAGGCGCCTCCGCCCGCGCGGCGGTTGCTCCAGTGGTTCGAGGGGATGAAGCTGGGCGGGGCGCTGGCGGAGTGA
- a CDS encoding cellulase family glycosylhydrolase, protein MRPLVLLGLMLATVAALAAPATRTARVDEQGVLRWSDDNAEVALFGVNYYAPFSIDYAQMQTRGLSQEQAIRDDVQHFVRLGLTSIRLHCWDREISDRDGNLVDNEHLRLLDFLIAECRRHGIYCVMTPIAWWGAPQPGGFSDLYTMPQMTGSPEAWAKQARYLGQYVNHVNRYTHQAYKDDPAIVAIELINEPLYAPGAPDSAVTTYINTLCDAVRATGCRKPIFYNCWSGRHAAAAAAKLDGVTFGWYPTGLVSGGMLTDNFLPRVADNPDMRDPQLARLGKIVYEFDAADVPGAYMYPAMARTFRAAGVQIANQFQYDALCLAAGNPNWQTHYLNLVYTPNKALSFAIAAEAMRRLPRLQAYGPYPDSNRFGDFRVSYEQNLSELVTDDTFLYSSDTDTPPPSPARLQRLAGCGSSAVVKYPGTGAYFLDRVAPGVWQLQVYPDVVMVADPYSGGTSEKMRVLRRSWPLTVALPDLGPDFRLQAVAESKPAGPVRTARDGVVTVTPGAYVLAAAGKRFPTAVSGPRFVALPPSTAPPAAYTDWPAEWREGRELRVTATVAGVGVEPVVLHVRPAGRAGFTAVPMAAAGAYRYAARVPGELLAPGKVEAYLSVRDGAEMVNLPGGDTGDRSAAALAKPPLPLLKLSEGMTLPTASYSGRAGMGARVKLAPGREPGAVAARLEADGFGEKPSSAGMGLPTLPLTADLTDYEAVRLTIRGGPETSRVEVTLKQSDGPAFGSNITISPAWREITIPVANLEPRWGTKPGRPDLRRVSEICFVTGAWILGDASPHPQAVEVAGAALVHRRQTWLSDVVAADAPVVLVRPAEVKVRLHQQKGTQRLVAGMDPDRAALRVHVDGFGPEPDCIGWRTSVPAGLAAQLPLAAEAKTVIFKARATEPQTDRFELVLIEQDGAPWGLNVPLTTQWQEIRIPISSLEYLKHWGGKPADRGGPGDHLRPEHVQSVSFCFGAWLYGDKRALPHGVEIQEVALGR, encoded by the coding sequence ATGCGACCACTCGTGCTGCTCGGGTTGATGCTGGCGACCGTGGCCGCCCTCGCCGCCCCCGCCACGCGCACGGCGCGGGTGGATGAGCAGGGCGTGTTGCGCTGGTCGGACGACAACGCGGAGGTCGCCCTGTTCGGGGTGAACTACTACGCGCCCTTCAGCATAGACTATGCGCAGATGCAGACAAGGGGGTTGAGCCAGGAGCAGGCCATCCGGGACGACGTGCAGCACTTTGTGCGCCTGGGCCTGACCTCGATCCGCCTGCACTGCTGGGACCGGGAGATCAGCGACCGCGACGGCAACCTCGTGGACAATGAGCACCTGCGGCTACTCGACTTCCTCATCGCCGAGTGCCGGCGCCACGGGATCTACTGCGTGATGACCCCGATCGCCTGGTGGGGCGCGCCGCAGCCCGGCGGCTTCTCGGACCTGTACACCATGCCCCAGATGACCGGCAGCCCGGAGGCCTGGGCCAAGCAGGCCCGCTACCTGGGGCAGTACGTGAACCATGTCAACCGCTACACACACCAGGCCTACAAGGACGACCCGGCGATCGTGGCGATTGAGCTCATCAACGAGCCGCTGTATGCGCCGGGCGCCCCCGATAGTGCCGTCACCACCTACATCAACACGCTCTGCGACGCGGTCCGGGCGACCGGCTGCCGCAAGCCCATCTTCTACAACTGCTGGTCGGGCCGGCACGCTGCCGCGGCGGCCGCGAAGCTCGACGGTGTGACCTTCGGGTGGTACCCGACCGGCCTGGTCAGCGGGGGGATGCTCACCGACAACTTCCTGCCGCGCGTCGCCGACAACCCGGACATGCGCGATCCCCAACTGGCGAGGCTGGGGAAGATCGTGTACGAGTTCGACGCGGCCGATGTGCCCGGCGCGTACATGTACCCGGCCATGGCGCGCACCTTCCGCGCCGCCGGCGTGCAGATTGCCAACCAGTTCCAGTATGACGCCCTGTGCCTCGCCGCCGGCAACCCCAACTGGCAGACGCACTACCTCAACCTCGTCTACACCCCCAACAAGGCGCTCAGCTTCGCCATCGCGGCCGAGGCCATGCGGCGCCTGCCGCGGCTGCAGGCCTATGGCCCCTATCCGGACAGCAACCGCTTCGGCGACTTCCGGGTGAGCTACGAACAGAACCTGAGCGAACTCGTCACCGACGATACCTTCCTGTACAGCAGCGACACCGACACGCCCCCGCCCAGCCCCGCGCGGCTCCAGCGCCTCGCCGGCTGCGGCTCGTCGGCGGTGGTCAAGTACCCCGGGACGGGCGCCTACTTCCTCGACCGCGTCGCGCCTGGCGTGTGGCAGCTACAGGTGTACCCGGATGTGGTGATGGTGGCGGACCCGTACTCCGGCGGCACGAGTGAGAAGATGCGCGTGCTGCGGCGCTCCTGGCCGCTGACAGTGGCCCTGCCCGACCTGGGGCCTGACTTCCGCCTGCAGGCGGTCGCCGAAAGCAAGCCCGCCGGGCCTGTCCGCACGGCCCGCGACGGCGTCGTCACGGTGACGCCGGGGGCCTATGTCCTGGCCGCGGCAGGCAAGCGGTTCCCGACCGCGGTGAGCGGGCCCCGCTTCGTCGCCCTACCGCCGAGCACCGCGCCACCGGCGGCTTACACGGACTGGCCGGCGGAGTGGCGCGAGGGCCGCGAGCTGCGCGTGACCGCCACCGTGGCCGGGGTGGGGGTCGAGCCGGTCGTGCTGCACGTGCGCCCGGCCGGGCGTGCGGGGTTCACGGCCGTGCCGATGGCCGCCGCCGGCGCCTATCGCTACGCAGCCCGTGTTCCCGGCGAGCTGCTCGCCCCCGGCAAGGTCGAGGCCTACCTGTCCGTGCGCGACGGCGCCGAGATGGTGAACCTGCCCGGCGGCGACACCGGCGACCGCTCCGCCGCAGCGCTAGCCAAGCCGCCGCTGCCGCTGCTGAAGCTCAGCGAGGGCATGACACTGCCAACCGCCAGCTACAGCGGCCGCGCGGGGATGGGGGCGCGGGTGAAGCTGGCGCCCGGGCGCGAGCCGGGAGCGGTGGCGGCGCGGCTCGAAGCCGATGGCTTCGGGGAAAAGCCCAGTTCCGCCGGCATGGGACTGCCGACGCTGCCGCTGACGGCTGACCTGACCGATTATGAGGCCGTGCGCCTGACAATCCGCGGCGGGCCGGAGACATCACGCGTGGAGGTGACACTCAAACAGAGCGACGGCCCCGCCTTCGGCAGCAACATCACGATCAGCCCGGCGTGGCGCGAGATCACGATCCCGGTGGCGAACCTCGAGCCGCGCTGGGGCACAAAGCCCGGCCGGCCTGACCTGCGGCGGGTGAGCGAGATCTGCTTCGTCACCGGCGCGTGGATTCTCGGCGACGCCAGTCCGCACCCGCAGGCCGTCGAGGTCGCCGGCGCGGCGCTGGTGCACAGGCGCCAGACCTGGCTCAGCGACGTCGTCGCGGCGGATGCCCCCGTGGTGCTGGTGCGGCCCGCGGAGGTGAAGGTGAGGCTGCACCAGCAGAAGGGCACGCAGCGCCTGGTGGCGGGCATGGACCCGGACCGGGCGGCGCTGCGGGTCCATGTTGATGGGTTCGGGCCGGAGCCAGACTGTATCGGTTGGCGGACGAGCGTCCCCGCCGGGCTGGCGGCGCAGTTGCCACTGGCCGCCGAGGCGAAGACGGTCATCTTCAAGGCCCGGGCCACGGAGCCGCAGACCGACCGGTTCGAGCTGGTGCTGATCGAGCAGGATGGCGCGCCGTGGGGCCTGAACGTGCCCCTGACGACGCAGTGGCAGGAGATTCGCATCCCGATCAGTTCGTTGGAGTACCTCAAGCACTGGGGGGGCAAGCCGGCGGACCGCGGCGGTCCGGGGGACCACCTCCGGCCCGAGCACGTGCAGTCCGTCAGCTTCTGCTTCGGCGCGTGGCTGTATGGCGACAAGCGCGCGCTGCCGCACGGGGTGGAGATCCAGGAGGTCGCCCTGGGCCGCTGA
- a CDS encoding glycoside hydrolase family 3 C-terminal domain-containing protein, with protein sequence MANCPAILCTPGTAMADETPAYLNPDLSPADRARDLCGRMTLAEKVSQMVHDAFAIPRLGVPAYNWWNECLHGVGRAGVATVFPQAIGLAATFDADLVFRVATAISDEARAKHHAALSADGGSLWYYGLTFWTPNINLFRDPRWGRGQETYGECPYLAALLGVAFVKGLQGDDPHYLKLVATPKHFAVHSGPEAERHGFDAVVSPRDLRESYLPHFRAVVEAGAGSIMSAYNRVNGEACSASPEEAAALSVKAGCDLNCGCTYGALTGAVEQGLISEAELDVSLQRLLEARFRLGMFDPPERVPYAGIPLEVNDCAAHRALALLAAQESIVLLKNDGVLPLAADVKRLAVIGPNADDVSVLLGNYNGEPSAAVTPLQGIMRRAGESVAVSYARGCDLVGEDRSGFAQAVALAAEADVVVMVLGLSPRLEGEEGDSDLNRSGDRTYIDLPPIQEALLREVAAVGKPVVLVLLSGSAIAVNWAEEHVNAILATWYGGEEAGTALAEVLWGDVSPAGRLPVTFYRSLDQLPAFSDYGMAGRTYRFSEAETLYRFGYGLSYTRFAYGDLTVTPHKARTGEQVVLGATVTNVGDRPGDEVVQLYVTDLEATVAVPLRQLQGCQRVHLQPGEQRQVSFTLRPEQLVCYSEAGEPMLEPGEFLLAIGGGQPGPGATGSFVTGVLRLT encoded by the coding sequence GTGGCGAACTGCCCTGCCATCCTGTGCACGCCGGGGACTGCCATGGCCGACGAGACGCCCGCCTACCTCAACCCTGACCTCTCCCCCGCTGACCGCGCTCGCGACCTGTGCGGCCGCATGACGCTGGCAGAGAAGGTCTCGCAGATGGTCCACGATGCCTTCGCCATCCCCCGCCTGGGCGTCCCGGCCTACAACTGGTGGAACGAATGCCTCCATGGTGTGGGCCGGGCGGGGGTCGCCACCGTCTTCCCCCAGGCCATCGGCCTGGCGGCGACCTTCGACGCCGACCTTGTCTTCCGCGTAGCCACCGCCATCTCCGATGAGGCCCGCGCCAAGCATCATGCGGCCCTGTCGGCCGACGGCGGCTCTTTGTGGTACTACGGCCTCACCTTTTGGACGCCGAACATCAATCTCTTCCGCGACCCCCGCTGGGGGCGCGGGCAGGAGACCTACGGCGAATGCCCCTACCTGGCCGCACTGCTCGGCGTGGCGTTCGTCAAGGGCCTCCAGGGCGATGACCCGCACTACCTGAAGCTGGTGGCCACCCCGAAGCACTTCGCCGTGCACAGCGGCCCCGAGGCCGAACGCCACGGCTTCGACGCCGTCGTCAGCCCACGCGATCTACGCGAGAGCTACCTGCCGCATTTCCGAGCCGTCGTCGAGGCGGGGGCCGGGTCCATCATGTCGGCCTACAACCGCGTCAACGGGGAGGCATGCAGCGCCAGCCCCGAGGAGGCGGCAGCCCTGTCGGTCAAGGCCGGCTGCGATCTCAACTGCGGCTGCACCTACGGCGCACTGACGGGCGCAGTGGAGCAGGGCCTGATCTCCGAGGCGGAACTGGACGTGTCGCTGCAGCGGCTGCTCGAGGCCCGCTTCCGGCTGGGCATGTTCGACCCGCCCGAACGCGTGCCATACGCTGGGATCCCCCTGGAGGTGAACGACTGCGCCGCACACCGCGCGCTGGCTCTGCTCGCGGCGCAAGAGTCCATCGTGCTGCTCAAGAACGATGGCGTGCTGCCGCTGGCGGCGGACGTGAAGCGCCTCGCGGTCATCGGCCCGAACGCGGACGATGTGTCGGTGTTGTTGGGCAACTACAACGGTGAGCCCTCGGCGGCCGTGACGCCCCTGCAGGGCATCATGCGTCGCGCAGGCGAGAGCGTGGCGGTCAGCTACGCTCGCGGCTGCGACCTCGTCGGCGAGGACCGCTCGGGCTTCGCCCAGGCCGTGGCGCTGGCGGCGGAGGCCGACGTGGTGGTCATGGTCCTCGGCCTCTCCCCGCGCCTCGAGGGCGAGGAGGGCGACTCTGACCTCAACCGCAGCGGCGACCGCACATACATTGACCTGCCGCCGATCCAGGAGGCCTTGCTGCGGGAGGTGGCGGCGGTGGGGAAGCCTGTCGTCCTGGTCCTCCTCTCGGGCAGTGCGATTGCGGTGAACTGGGCCGAGGAGCACGTGAACGCGATCCTGGCGACGTGGTACGGTGGCGAGGAGGCGGGGACCGCGCTGGCTGAAGTGCTCTGGGGCGACGTCAGCCCGGCCGGACGCCTGCCGGTGACGTTCTACCGGTCGCTCGACCAACTGCCCGCCTTCAGCGACTACGGCATGGCGGGGCGCACCTATCGCTTCTCCGAGGCCGAGACCCTGTACCGCTTCGGCTATGGCTTGAGCTACACGCGCTTCGCCTATGGCGACCTGACGGTTACCCCGCACAAGGCCAGGACGGGTGAACAGGTCGTGCTGGGCGCCACCGTGACCAATGTCGGTGATCGCCCGGGGGATGAGGTCGTGCAACTCTACGTGACTGACCTGGAGGCCACAGTCGCGGTGCCGTTGCGGCAACTGCAGGGCTGCCAGCGAGTGCACCTGCAACCGGGCGAGCAGCGCCAGGTCAGCTTCACACTCCGCCCGGAGCAGCTCGTCTGCTACAGCGAGGCCGGCGAGCCCATGCTCGAGCCAGGAGAATTCCTGCTCGCCATCGGCGGCGGCCAGCCCGGTCCGGGGGCGACGGGGAGCTTCGTGACAGGGGTGCTCCGCCTCACGTAG
- a CDS encoding ABC transporter substrate-binding protein, which yields MKTIFLSVAMGLVLASVAMQLTLPGTRSEVPVIYWVTDPNPAREEQIRLFQEWLKKHHYPRIELRLDTANNDTSKKIIQGVSGVGGDCIDIGSGGGMRYFNSIGLLTDVTPWAREMGFDPSHTYPAMKTEITTDGHQYMFPCNCYDHLYWVNKATFRKYGQPLPPLTWDLQTFERLGKAHVAAANPPGQRRENFFANGAPLDVVRRGWGVSVFNETLTRCTLNDRRYVKALKLVRKWTYDDHLCPTAAEVQSFSTASGYGGSTLQLFNSGNYAMFMMGRYALIQLRKFGRLELAVSWPPSGGLPNCSTGTRAAGIYSGSQHPELARYFLAYLASEDYNMQIVRDADSQPPNPKYTRTEEYLRPKDYPNEWGCHEVFEDAMWKIAIGPEYSPFVVPDAVSRCDGNATEAYMSGVVSAEAAAQQAADRINAEIAQNLRDDPKLQARYDELAARQKRIDDLKARGEKIPLEWVDNHFLRRYYQWARMAR from the coding sequence ATGAAGACCATCTTCCTGAGCGTGGCCATGGGGCTGGTCCTCGCCAGTGTGGCCATGCAGCTGACGCTGCCGGGCACCCGCAGCGAGGTGCCGGTCATCTACTGGGTGACCGACCCCAATCCCGCGCGCGAGGAGCAGATCCGCCTCTTCCAGGAGTGGCTGAAGAAGCACCACTACCCGCGGATCGAGCTGCGCCTCGACACCGCCAACAATGACACCTCCAAGAAGATCATCCAGGGCGTGTCGGGCGTGGGCGGGGACTGCATTGACATCGGCTCCGGCGGAGGGATGCGCTACTTCAACTCCATCGGCCTGCTGACCGACGTGACCCCGTGGGCCAGGGAGATGGGCTTCGACCCGAGCCATACCTACCCGGCGATGAAGACGGAGATCACCACCGACGGCCACCAGTACATGTTCCCCTGCAACTGCTACGACCACCTGTACTGGGTCAACAAGGCCACCTTCCGGAAGTACGGCCAGCCCCTCCCCCCGCTGACGTGGGACCTGCAGACCTTCGAGCGCCTCGGCAAGGCCCATGTCGCCGCCGCCAACCCGCCGGGCCAGCGACGTGAGAACTTCTTTGCGAACGGGGCGCCGCTGGATGTGGTTCGGCGCGGCTGGGGCGTAAGCGTGTTCAACGAGACGCTGACCCGATGCACGCTGAACGACAGGCGGTATGTGAAGGCGCTCAAGCTGGTCCGCAAGTGGACCTATGATGACCACCTGTGCCCGACGGCCGCCGAGGTGCAGTCCTTCAGCACGGCCTCCGGCTACGGCGGCTCGACGCTGCAGCTCTTCAACAGCGGCAACTACGCCATGTTCATGATGGGGCGGTATGCGCTGATCCAGTTGCGCAAGTTCGGCCGGCTGGAGCTCGCGGTGTCGTGGCCGCCGAGCGGCGGCCTGCCCAACTGCTCGACGGGTACGCGCGCGGCCGGGATCTACAGCGGCTCCCAGCACCCTGAGCTGGCGCGGTACTTCCTGGCCTATCTCGCCAGCGAAGACTACAACATGCAGATCGTGCGGGACGCGGACTCGCAGCCGCCGAACCCGAAGTACACCCGGACCGAGGAGTACCTGCGTCCGAAGGACTACCCCAACGAGTGGGGCTGCCACGAAGTCTTCGAGGACGCGATGTGGAAGATCGCCATCGGGCCGGAGTACAGCCCGTTCGTCGTTCCCGACGCCGTCAGCCGGTGCGATGGCAACGCGACCGAAGCCTACATGTCCGGCGTGGTCAGCGCCGAGGCAGCGGCGCAGCAGGCTGCCGACCGCATCAACGCCGAGATCGCCCAGAACCTGCGTGACGACCCGAAGCTGCAGGCCAGGTACGATGAGCTGGCAGCCCGGCAGAAGCGGATTGACGACCTGAAGGCGCGAGGGGAGAAGATCCCGCTGGAGTGGGTGGACAACCACTTCCTGCGGCGCTACTACCAGTGGGCACGCATGGCCAGATGA
- a CDS encoding sugar ABC transporter permease has translation MMTPKDRRRLLTGLGFLAPNILGFLAFTLIPLGFSLVLAFTNWDLRHHNMFKQEHLKFVELANFSRLLHEPDFYKFLGNTLFLMMGIPLSIGASLIAALLLSNDLSVGRKRAYWTVACGSLLAAACVMLALLGSGASAMTLLIGGVICLLLLGGAFGGATTYRTLFYIPHFTSGVATFILWKKLYAHETGPVNTFLAGPLERLTGVLRGLPAEQLSAGMWVWLAMVLVLLLLGLRRLRLMWVEGELAWWLALAGALGLLVPIALSLLWAPVFEAKFVLVVGAALIALFQFFRGLTSARLPSLASSGSGSAAALAALYLVGEFVALAFGILACRLPAMAQAGLQPPEWLTHYHWAKPAMMIMGLWAAMGSNNMLLYLAGLSNIPPELYEAADIDGASRHQRFWNVTWPQLAPTTFFIVVMSVIGGLQGGFEIARTMTRGGPAGSTTTLSYFIYTEGFETGRLGYASAVAWVLFAMVFVATLINWKFGSRHVND, from the coding sequence ATGATGACCCCGAAGGACCGCCGACGACTGCTGACCGGCCTGGGCTTCCTGGCCCCCAACATCCTGGGGTTCCTGGCCTTCACGCTCATCCCCCTGGGCTTCAGCCTGGTCCTCGCCTTCACCAACTGGGACCTGCGCCACCACAACATGTTCAAGCAGGAACACCTCAAGTTCGTCGAGCTGGCGAACTTCTCACGGCTTCTGCACGAGCCGGACTTCTACAAGTTCCTGGGCAACACGCTGTTCCTGATGATGGGCATCCCGCTGTCCATCGGGGCCAGCCTCATCGCCGCGCTGCTGCTCAGCAATGACCTGAGCGTCGGGCGCAAGCGCGCCTACTGGACGGTGGCCTGCGGCTCCCTGCTGGCCGCGGCCTGCGTGATGCTCGCGTTGCTGGGGAGCGGGGCCAGCGCCATGACGCTGCTGATCGGCGGCGTGATCTGCCTACTGCTCCTCGGTGGCGCCTTCGGCGGCGCGACGACCTATCGCACCCTCTTCTACATCCCGCACTTCACGAGCGGCGTCGCTACCTTCATTCTGTGGAAGAAGCTGTACGCCCACGAGACCGGACCGGTGAACACGTTCCTGGCGGGGCCGCTGGAGCGTCTGACGGGCGTACTGCGCGGGCTGCCGGCGGAGCAGCTCTCCGCCGGCATGTGGGTGTGGCTGGCAATGGTGCTGGTGCTGCTGCTATTGGGCCTGCGGCGGTTGCGGCTGATGTGGGTCGAGGGCGAGTTGGCCTGGTGGCTGGCCCTCGCCGGCGCCCTGGGCCTGCTCGTGCCGATCGCGCTGTCGCTGCTGTGGGCGCCGGTGTTTGAGGCGAAGTTCGTCCTGGTCGTGGGGGCGGCGCTGATCGCGCTATTCCAGTTCTTCCGGGGGCTGACCTCGGCTCGGCTGCCATCGCTGGCGTCGAGCGGCTCGGGCTCGGCGGCGGCGCTCGCGGCGCTGTACCTGGTCGGCGAGTTCGTCGCCCTGGCGTTCGGGATACTGGCGTGCCGGCTGCCGGCGATGGCCCAGGCCGGCCTCCAGCCGCCCGAATGGCTGACGCACTACCACTGGGCCAAGCCCGCGATGATGATCATGGGCCTGTGGGCGGCGATGGGCTCGAACAACATGCTGCTGTATCTGGCGGGGCTGTCGAACATCCCGCCGGAGTTGTACGAGGCCGCTGACATTGACGGCGCCTCGCGCCACCAGCGGTTCTGGAACGTGACCTGGCCGCAACTGGCGCCGACGACGTTCTTCATCGTGGTGATGAGCGTCATTGGCGGGCTGCAGGGCGGGTTCGAGATCGCGCGCACGATGACCCGCGGCGGCCCCGCCGGCTCGACGACGACGCTGAGCTACTTCATCTACACCGAGGGCTTTGAGACCGGGCGCCTGGGCTACGCCTCGGCGGTGGCCTGGGTGCTGTTCGCGATGGTCTTTGTGGCCACGCTGATCAACTGGAAGTTCGGGAGCAGGCACGTCAATGACTGA
- a CDS encoding carbohydrate ABC transporter permease, whose amino-acid sequence MTEASLERGLSSPQPANAVWRARSPWLRQHLSLSGLHLVLVLLAFTMVLPFVWMVLTSLKPLGEVGVENWLPTQVMWSNYREVFSVIPFARFYGNSIFIAAWVTFLQVFTSSLAAFSFARLQWPGRDKVFLLYLATLMLPGLVMMIPNYQIMIKLHLVDTYAGLIIPAAFSAFGTFLLRQFMLTIPTSLDEAAEIDGASKWQVFWEVILPLARPGLIALTIFTFIGTYQSFFWPLVMLKTVAKYTLPVGLLFFDSTQGQSTHLIMAAVTMSLLPMVILFAFMQRYLVSGIQLGAVKG is encoded by the coding sequence ATGACTGAGGCGTCGTTGGAGCGCGGGCTTTCCAGCCCGCAGCCGGCAAACGCGGTGTGGAGAGCGCGCAGTCCCTGGCTGCGTCAGCACCTGTCGCTGTCAGGCCTGCATCTGGTCCTCGTGCTCCTGGCCTTCACGATGGTGCTCCCGTTCGTGTGGATGGTCCTCACGAGTCTGAAGCCGCTGGGCGAGGTCGGCGTGGAGAACTGGCTGCCGACACAGGTGATGTGGAGCAACTACCGCGAGGTCTTCTCGGTCATCCCCTTCGCGCGGTTCTACGGCAACAGCATCTTCATCGCGGCCTGGGTCACGTTCCTGCAGGTCTTCACGAGCTCGCTGGCAGCGTTCAGCTTCGCGCGGCTGCAGTGGCCGGGCCGGGACAAGGTCTTCCTGCTGTACCTGGCCACGCTGATGCTGCCCGGGCTGGTCATGATGATCCCGAACTACCAGATCATGATCAAGCTGCACCTGGTAGACACCTATGCCGGGCTCATCATCCCGGCGGCCTTCAGCGCCTTCGGGACGTTCCTGTTGCGGCAGTTCATGCTGACGATTCCGACGAGCCTGGACGAGGCGGCCGAGATTGACGGGGCGAGCAAGTGGCAGGTGTTCTGGGAGGTCATCCTGCCGCTGGCGCGGCCAGGGCTGATCGCGCTCACCATCTTCACGTTCATCGGCACGTACCAGAGCTTCTTCTGGCCGCTGGTCATGCTCAAGACCGTGGCCAAGTACACGCTCCCCGTCGGCCTGCTCTTCTTCGATTCCACACAGGGCCAGTCCACCCATCTCATCATGGCGGCGGTGACGATGTCCCTGCTGCCCATGGTCATCCTGTTTGCGTTCATGCAACGCTACCTGGTGAGCGGGATTCAGCTCGGGGCGGTAAAGGGGTAG